The following nucleotide sequence is from Nitratidesulfovibrio termitidis HI1.
ATTCCACGTTGCGGCCCTCTGCGGTGGCCAGCGGTATCTCCGCGCGGGCCATGGCCCGGTGCCCCCCGGCGGAGCCCACGTCGCCGAACTGCAGGCTGGCGTAACGGCCAAGGTCGCGCCCCATGCCGTCGCCGCGCAGGATGACCACTATGGTGTCCTGATACACCCCGCACACCGCCGCCCAGCGGATTTCGTGCACCCGCATGAAGAAATCGGCAATGACCACCAGGATGTCCGGATTTTCCACCTCGCCCACGTACACGTACTGACCGGTGCCCAGCTTGTGCATGCTGATGAACGCGCGCGAAAAGTAGTCCAGCCAGTGCAGCCGGAATTCGCTGCGCACGATGCGCGACAGCAGGGCGTGGTCCGCGAACTTGGTCAGGTAGCGGTAGGCGCGCATGTCCACGTCGTGAAAAGTGCGCTCGAAGCTGGCGGTGTCGGTCTTGATGCCGAACTGCAACGCCGTGGCCAGCAGCTTTCCGGGTCGGATGCCGAGATTGTACAGATACTCGGTCATGATGGTGGAGGTGGCGCCGTACTCGTTGCGAATTTCCTTGTAATCGGCCACCACCGGGTGTTCCTCGACAAGGGGGTGGTGGTCGATGACCAGCGAGAAAGACAGGTCCTTGAACGCGGGGTGGTGGTGGGGCTGCGAATCGACCACCGCAAAACGGTCGAACTGGGCGGCCAGGGTGGGGGTAAGCTTGACCATGGGAATGCGCAGGTAGCGGGCCATGGCCAGATTGTCGGGGCGGGTGATTTCATTGACGCGGGCGATGGCCACGTCGTCCACGCGGTGGATCATGATGCGCTTCAACGCCAGGGCGGAAGCCATGGCGTCGGGATCGGCGTTGATCACGATGAGCCAGCGTTCGGCGCGGTCGAACAGCTCCTGCAGGTGGGTGAGCTTTGTCTCCAGCTTCCGGAAGTAACTCATGATCTCCTCTCGGCCCCGAATCGCGTGATGCCCGATGCGCGTCTTTCGTGATGCCCGTGATGCCGGTCGATGCCTGGGGTGCCCGATGCGCGAGCGATGCCGGGCGTTCGCCACCACCGGTTCACCGATGAGTGGGATGAATGGGATGAGTGACGCGTCCGACAGCGCCGACCACACAGGTTCAGGCTGACAAGTTCAGGCCGACACCCCGTCCAGCAGGCGTTCCAGCACCGGCAGCGAGGCCAGCACGCCGTCCCAGGCGAACACCTCCACCATCAGCACCGCGTCCGGCGGCAGGGCGGGCAGCACCCGCGCGGCCCAGGCGGCTTCTTCCATCGCCAGTTCGGTGAGGGGGCGGTGACGGTCCATGCCGCCGGGGGCATGCACGTGCATCATGCGCACCCGCCGAAGCAGTTCGGCGGATGCGGGCAGCCTATGCTGACCGTAGGTCAGGACATGGCCCATGTCCAGACACACCTTGCAGTTTCCCTCGGCGATGATCGGCAGCAGGTCCGCCAGATCCTGCCCGGCGATGTTTTCCAGCAGCAGGCAGGCCGGGTCGCGGCCCTGGCGGGTCCATTCGGACAGAAAGGCGGCCAGCAGCCGGGCCGGGCCGTCCGTACCGGCAAAACCCGCCGCCTCGGACTGCTTCGGCGTGGGCGGGTGCAGCACCGCGCGCTGCCCCCCCAGAAAAGCCACCCGGTCCATCAGCAGCCCGCACACCTGCGCCGCGCCCGAGCCGGGTGCGCCGTGCGGCCCCGCCCCCCAGGCCAGGTCCACCGGCAGGTGGGCGTGCCAGGTCAGGGGCAGCGCGGCCAGCGCCGGAGGCAGGTCGGCATCGCTGTAGGCAAGGCAGGCTTCTGCCTCGAACAGGCACAACCCGACCTCGTGCACTTTTTTCGAAAGAAATGCGCAATTATCATGGATGTTGCCCGCAATGACCCACGAAGGGGCCGCTACGGTTCTGGACAGAAGCCGAGGCGATGCGGTAAGGGCCTGCGGAACGTGCATGTCGTTCCGGTTACGGGCTTTCCGCCTGACCGGCAAGCGCGGCCCGGCAGAAAAGTGCCGCCCGCGCGCCCGCAACGCCGGTTTTTCGTCCATCCGCACTGCGCCCCCCTCTCGCAAGGGGCCGCCACCATGGACCACGAACCGCACCGGCATGCGCCATGCACGGCATACGTCGTTCCCCCGTCAGGTCACAGCGGGCCACACTGGACCATGCCGGAGAACAGGAGATCTTGATGCGCCACGTAAAGCACTTTCTGCAGCACCGTTTCAACCCCCTGCACGTCTACTGTCGCCTGCGCGACGCGGGCCTCAGCCCCCGTGCGGCGGGCAGGGTGTCCGGCCTGTACGAACGCTACGTGTACCGGATGTGCTGCCCCCTGTAGCCCGCCCGCCACGCCAATTCCCGCCTGACGGGACGACTTGCGCCACGGAACGGCTTGTACGAAGGGACGGCTTGCGCAAGGGCGCACCGTCCGCGACGCCTTCCCCTTCCCCGAAAAACACCACGGCCGGCATGACCGGGCCGTTTGCATTGGGGGAAGGGGCGGAAGGATGCGGCCTGCCGGACAGCAGACGCAGGAGCGGGCGGAAACCGACGACATCACATCAGCGACAGCTGGCGCTCCTTGCGCTTCTGGTGCTGCACCAGCATGGAACGGCGCAGCCCTTCCAGCGGCACGTCGTCCAGAAAACGCGAAGGCTTCAGGCGCAGTTCGCGGCCATACAGCTGGCGGCGCGCGGCGCAGCTGAGGAACAGCCCCTCGGACGCGCGGGTCATGCCCACGTAAAGCAGGCGGCGTTCCTCGTCCAGGTCGGTACGGGCGTCCGGGCTGGCGCCGTCGCGATCGGGCTTGCCGGTCAGGGTGCCCGCCCCGGCAAAGGGCATGATGCCGTCCTCCAGCGCGGGCAGGAACACCGCGCGGAATTCCAGCCCCTTGGCCGCGTGCAGGCTCATGATCTGCACCTTTTCGCTGCCGCGCCGCACCAGTTCCAGTTCGCTTTGCAGACTGATCCAGTTCATCAGCCCGGCCCAGCCGCCGTGGGTGTCGTAGGCGCGGGACAGCGCCCGGAAGGCCGAGGACTGCCAGAACAGATCGTCGAAGGGCGGGGTTTCGCGCAGGTAGGCGGCCACGCCCAGCGGACCGCGGGCCAGCACCTTGGGCGGGCAGTCCACCTCATGCGGCAGGCCGCGCGCGGGAATTTCCGCGTCGGGCCGCAGGGGGGCCTCACCGCCTATGGAGTCCGTGCCCTCGACACCGGAAACGCCGGAGACGTCGCCCCCGTCGCCAGATAAATCTGACATGCCAGACGGGCCAGACATGCCAGACGGGCCGGATGCATCGATTGCATCGGAAGCATCGGCAGTCGCGTCCCCGCCCCGATGCACGGGGAACGGCGAGGCATCCAGCCCCAGCCGACCGGCCAGCGAGGGATGCACCCCTTCCGCCACCAGGCGGCGGTGACTGAGTCCGGCGGGCAACGCGGGACCAGACGGGGACGATGTGGACCCGATGCCCAGCATGCGCCCGGCGGCCCCCAGAATGAGCGCCACCCGCTGGTCGGCCCAGAAGGACTCGGCCTCGGGCACGGCGCAGGGCACGCCAAAGCGGGTCAGGGTGCGCTGCAATTGGGGAATCAGCGATTTGACGCGGACCAGCACGGCGATGTCGCCGGGGCTGAACCCGCCCTCGTCCAGCACCGTGCCCCGGCGCGTCCGGCCATGCCCGGCGTCCAGCAACGAATGGCTGGTGGCCCCGATGAGGCCGCGAATCTGCTCGCCGATCCAGGCTGCCTCGCCTTCCGCCGTGGGCGCCTCGAACAGGTGCAGTTCGCCGGGCAGGTCGCGCGCGGCGCGTAGCGGGCCGCAGGCCGAACGGCCCTGCAGAAGGCCGCCCGCAAAATCGAGAATGCGCGCCGAGGAACGATAGTTTTCCTCCAGCGCCACCACGGAAAGGTCGGGCCATGCCTCGCGCAGGAAGGCGGCCACGTCGCCGTGCGCGCCCCGGAAGCCGTAGATGGACTGGTCCGGGTCGCCGATGCCGAAAAAGCCTGCCCCGCCCCGCGGGGCCAGCGCCCGCACCAGCGTCAGTTGCAACGGCGAAAGGTCCTGAATCTCGTCCACCAGCACATGCCGCCACGGGCTGGCGTAGATGTTGTTCTGCATCTGATCCAGCCAGAATTCCAGCAGATCTGTGTAATCCGCCAGGTTCCAGGCCGCCTTCTGCTCGGTGTAGCGGGCCAGCAGCGGGGCGTGCTCCACAAGGCACGAACGCATCTTCTCGCGGCACACCCCGATGGCTTCCCACGCCTCGCGCAACCGCTGGGCGGGCTCGTCGGGGTTGGCCTCGGCGAACACGCGGCGGGCCGCCTCTTCCGAAAGCAGCACCGGGGGCGTGGGCGTGGCCCGGTGCCAGTATTCGAAGGCCAGGGCGTGCAGGGTGTCGGTGCGCGGCAGGGGGGCGTCCTCGCCAAGGGCGGTGGCGAGGCGCTCGTCCATTTCCGCCGCCGCGCGCCGGGTGAAGGTGACGGCCAGGATGCGCCGGGCGTCGATGCCCGTTTCCACCAGATGCAGCACCCGGCCCACCAGGGTACGGGTCTTGCCCGTGCCGGGACCGGCCAGCACCAGCACCGGCTGCGGTCCGGCGGTCAGCGCGCGGCGCTGGGCGGGGTTGAAGCGCACGGTGGCGCCTTCCGGCGGGCGGGGCGCGCTGAACGCGGCAAAGGCAGGCGGCGGGGGGCCGTCGTCGGTTTCGGAAACAGGGGACGGGTCGGGGGTGCCGGGCGCGGGAGAAAATTCGAATTCGGGCTCTGCGGCGGGGCCGGACGCTGCCCCCAGCGTCGTATAGGAAGCCCTGTCGGACGCCGTGCCGGGGACCGGGCCCGTCTGGCCCGATTCACCAGACTGGCCCGATTCACCTGACTGGCCCGATTCGCCTGATTGGCCGGAAGCGGCATCCAGCAGCGAGGGGCGGTCCGTGCCCTTGCCCTTCTTGCCCTTGGCCGTGGCGCGGGGCGCGTCCTTTCCGGCATCCGCGCGGGGGGCGGCGGGCACGCCCATGCCCTCCAGCAGCGGCAGGCCGCCCACCACGGAGCGGCGCTGGATGGAGGCGCGCTCCTTGTCCGTGAACACGCGCACCACGCCGTACTCGCCGTCGTAGCCCGACTGGCGCAGCACCTCGCGCCGCCGCATGCGGGCAATGCCTTCGCCCAGCGGTTCCCAGAACCGGGAAAGCTCGGCCTCCGGCACGTCCTGCAAAATGTTCAGTTCCGAGCCGAACCGGGCAATGCACCGGGCGTGCTGTTCCGCCACCTTGCGGCTCTTGGAACCCACGCCCAGCAACTCGCCCAGGATTTCCGGCAGCGGGATGAGCGAAAGGTAGCCCTGCTGCCCCGGCGACTGGATGGGGGTTTCGCGGTCGGCCAGTTCCACCACCCGGTGCAGCACGCCCACGGTCACCGGCTTGCCGCACACCGGGCACAGCCCGCCACGGGCGCGGGTTTCGCGCGGTTCCATGACCACGCCGCACTTGCGGTGGCCGTCCAGGTGGTATTTGCCTTCCTCGGGAAAGAATTCCAGCGTGCCCAGAAAGCGCCCGCCGATGCCCTGCCCCTTCAGGCTGCGCAGGATGCTTTCGTAGCCGATCTCGCCGGAGAACAGGTTGGCCTCGCGCCCCAGGTTTTCGCCGGAATGCGCGTCGGAATTGGAGATGAGCGCAAAGCGGTCCAGTTCGCTCCACAGCCAGTTCATCTCCGGGTCGGACGACAGGCCCGTTTCCATGGCGAAGATTTCGGACGACAGGTCGCCGAAGCATTCCGCCACCGAGTCGAAACCCGACTTCGAGCCGAACAGGGCGAACCACGGCGTCCAGATGTGCGCGGGGATCAAAAATGCCTGGGGATGCGTTTCCAGCACCATTTCCAGCAAATTGCGCGAATCCAGGCCAAGGATGGGCCGCCCGTCGGATTCTATGTTGCCCACCTCTGCCAGGCGGCGCGACAGGCGGTCGGCGGCGTCCATGTCGGGCACGTAGACAAGGTTGTGCACCTTGCGCACCTTGCCGCCGCGTTTGTAGATGCTGCTGATTTCGGCCTGGAGCATGAACAGGGTGCGCCCGGCCAGCGGCTTGCCCGCGTATTCGGGCAGTTCGGCGTCCAGCCCGCGCGGGTCGCGCAGGCGGTACAGGCCGCTGGGCTCGTCCAGCACCAGTTGCTCGGCCAGTTCCGCCCGCCATTTGGGGTGCGTGAAGTCGCCGGTGCCGAGCACGTCCAGCCCCTTTACCCGCGCCCACGCGGCCAGATGACGGGCGTTGAGCCGCCCGCTGGTGGCGCGCGAAAAGCGGGAATGGATGTGCAGGTCGGCCCGGAACTGTTGCATCGGGCGGGCTCCTGTGGGGCTGGCCGGAAGGGGATGGAATGCGGACGGGGGGCAGATGCACCGCCTTTGCCATGCCCCATGTTTCATGTCCCGTATCCGGCAGTGCATGCGGGGCGAAAGCACCGGAACGGCAGGCGGCGGAACGACGCGACGCGGAAAACGGACGGCCCCAAGACACATGGCAATGACGCCGCGCGGGTCTGCCGCCGTCACTCTTGTCTACCAAAATCATCAGCGATGGCAAATGGGTTCGCCAGGGCAAACGGGGCGGCACCCGTTGCCAACCCGGCGCCGCCCGGATAGCCTGCCCCCATGCGCCGCAACGCCCCACATACCCCCAAGGCCCCACACGGGCCAGATTGCCCGAACGGCCCCCCAGACAAACCAGACAAACCGGACAAACCGGACGAACCGGACCGGACTGGCAGCCCCGGCACGCCGGGCACCACGCCCGACGTCGTCCTCCAGGCCCGCGCCCTGTTTCCGCGCGGTCTCGCCCAGCCGGTGGGCGGCTTCCGTTTTTCCGTGGACGCCCTGCTGCTGGCGGCCTTTGCGGGGGAGTGCCTGCCGGAGGGAAACGCGTTGGCGGTGAGGGCGGAAAACCTGCGCGACGAACGCAGTACGACACCTCATGCGCAGCCCATGTCGGGGCAGGGTGCAGCACAGGGCGCGTCCCCAGGCATAGCGGGCATGGCGGGCATGACG
It contains:
- a CDS encoding UvrD-helicase domain-containing protein yields the protein MQQFRADLHIHSRFSRATSGRLNARHLAAWARVKGLDVLGTGDFTHPKWRAELAEQLVLDEPSGLYRLRDPRGLDAELPEYAGKPLAGRTLFMLQAEISSIYKRGGKVRKVHNLVYVPDMDAADRLSRRLAEVGNIESDGRPILGLDSRNLLEMVLETHPQAFLIPAHIWTPWFALFGSKSGFDSVAECFGDLSSEIFAMETGLSSDPEMNWLWSELDRFALISNSDAHSGENLGREANLFSGEIGYESILRSLKGQGIGGRFLGTLEFFPEEGKYHLDGHRKCGVVMEPRETRARGGLCPVCGKPVTVGVLHRVVELADRETPIQSPGQQGYLSLIPLPEILGELLGVGSKSRKVAEQHARCIARFGSELNILQDVPEAELSRFWEPLGEGIARMRRREVLRQSGYDGEYGVVRVFTDKERASIQRRSVVGGLPLLEGMGVPAAPRADAGKDAPRATAKGKKGKGTDRPSLLDAASGQSGESGQSGESGQSGESGQTGPVPGTASDRASYTTLGAASGPAAEPEFEFSPAPGTPDPSPVSETDDGPPPPAFAAFSAPRPPEGATVRFNPAQRRALTAGPQPVLVLAGPGTGKTRTLVGRVLHLVETGIDARRILAVTFTRRAAAEMDERLATALGEDAPLPRTDTLHALAFEYWHRATPTPPVLLSEEAARRVFAEANPDEPAQRLREAWEAIGVCREKMRSCLVEHAPLLARYTEQKAAWNLADYTDLLEFWLDQMQNNIYASPWRHVLVDEIQDLSPLQLTLVRALAPRGGAGFFGIGDPDQSIYGFRGAHGDVAAFLREAWPDLSVVALEENYRSSARILDFAGGLLQGRSACGPLRAARDLPGELHLFEAPTAEGEAAWIGEQIRGLIGATSHSLLDAGHGRTRRGTVLDEGGFSPGDIAVLVRVKSLIPQLQRTLTRFGVPCAVPEAESFWADQRVALILGAAGRMLGIGSTSSPSGPALPAGLSHRRLVAEGVHPSLAGRLGLDASPFPVHRGGDATADASDAIDASGPSGMSGPSGMSDLSGDGGDVSGVSGVEGTDSIGGEAPLRPDAEIPARGLPHEVDCPPKVLARGPLGVAAYLRETPPFDDLFWQSSAFRALSRAYDTHGGWAGLMNWISLQSELELVRRGSEKVQIMSLHAAKGLEFRAVFLPALEDGIMPFAGAGTLTGKPDRDGASPDARTDLDEERRLLYVGMTRASEGLFLSCAARRQLYGRELRLKPSRFLDDVPLEGLRRSMLVQHQKRKERQLSLM
- the cbiR gene encoding cobamide remodeling phosphodiesterase CbiR, with amino-acid sequence MHVPQALTASPRLLSRTVAAPSWVIAGNIHDNCAFLSKKVHEVGLCLFEAEACLAYSDADLPPALAALPLTWHAHLPVDLAWGAGPHGAPGSGAAQVCGLLMDRVAFLGGQRAVLHPPTPKQSEAAGFAGTDGPARLLAAFLSEWTRQGRDPACLLLENIAGQDLADLLPIIAEGNCKVCLDMGHVLTYGQHRLPASAELLRRVRMMHVHAPGGMDRHRPLTELAMEEAAWAARVLPALPPDAVLMVEVFAWDGVLASLPVLERLLDGVSA